A region of the Blastocatellia bacterium genome:
TCCCGATACACCACCCGCGGATTCCGACTGTGCAACACCCGCGTGATCGCACTCGTCAACGTCGTCTTCCCATGATCAATATGCCCAATCGTCCCCACATTCACATGCGGCTTCGTCCGCTCAAACCGCTCCTTGGCCATATCTCCTCACTCCTTTCACTCAAAATGCGCGACGAATCGCGCTTGGAAATCACGAGACTCCGCTCAAGATCGCCTCGCTCACGGCCTTCGGCACCTGCTCGTAGTGCGAGAAATGCATCGTGTACGTCGCTCGCCCTTGCGTCATCGAGCGGAGATCGGTCGCATACCCGAACATCTCGGCCAGCGGAACATAAGCTGTGATGATGACCGTCCCAGGCCGATGCTCGATCTGCTCGACGCGTCCTCGACGCGCATTCAGATCTCCAGTGATCGCCCCCACGTAATCCTCGGGGGTGACGATCTCCACCTTCATAATGGGCTCCAACAAGATCGGATCGGCCTTGCGCGCGGCTTCTTGAAAGGCGAGCGATCCGGCGATCTTGAAGGCCAGCTCGCTGGAATCCACTTCGTGATAGCTCCCGTCAAAGAGCCGCACGCGCAGATCCACCATCTCGTATCCGGCGAGCACGCCGCGCTCCATCGCCTCGCGCACCCCTTCCTCGACAGCCGGGATGAACTCCTTCGGGACGACGCCTCCGAAGATGTCCTCCACGAACTCGAATCCGGAGCCAGGCGGCAGCGGCTCGATCTCGATCTTCACGTGTCCGTATTGGCCGCGTCCGCCCGTTTGACGGATGAACTTCCCCTCGCCGATGGCCTTCTTCGTGATCGTCTCGCGGTAGTTGACCATCGGCCGGCTCACGCTCGCTTCGACGCCGAACTCGCGCTTGAGCCGATCCACGATGATCTCCAGGTGCAACTCGCCCATTCCCGAAATGAGCGTCTGTCCGGATTCGGGATCGCTCGTGACCTTGAAGGAGGGATCCTCCTGCGCCAGACGCCCAAGCGCGAGGCTCAACTTATCCTGATCCTGCCGGGTCTTGGGTTCGATAGCGACGGAGATCACCGGACGCGGGACCTCGATGGCCTCCAGCACGATCGGATGCGCCTCATCACAGAGCGTGTCACCCGTTGTGACCGTCCGCAGCCCAGAGGCAGCGACAATCTCTCCGGCGTAGGCTTCCTCGATGTCCTCGCGCTTGTTAGCATGCATCTTCATCAAGCGCCCGATTCGATCCCGCTTCCCCTTAGTGGCGTTATAGACGCTGCTGCCAGCCGTGAGCGTGCCCGAATAGATGCGGATGTACGTGAGCTGGCCAATGTGCCGATCCGCCATGATCTTGAAGACTAACCCAGCCAGCGGCTCCTCATCGCTGGCGCGGCGCGCGCACACCTCCCCGCTCCTCGGATCCACCCCTTGCACGGGTGGAATGTCCACCGGTGAGGGCAGATAGTAAATGACAGCGTCCAATAGCGGTTGAATCCCCTTGTTCCGAAAGGCGGCGCCACAGAGAACAGGCACCAAGCGCAGCTCGATCGTCCCGCGTCGTAAGGCGGCGCGGATCTCCTCTTCCGAGATCGGCTCCCCCTCCAGATACTTCTCGGCGATCGCATCATCGTAATCGGCGAGCGCTTCGAGCATTCGGTCGCGCGCCTGGTGCGCCGCTTCGCGCAACCCCTCGGGCACATCTTCCACAATGAACTCAGCTCCCAGTGTCTCCTCGATCCACGTGATGGCCTTCATCTGGATGAGGTCCACAACCCCTTGGAACGGCTCGTCGCCTCCTCCAATTGGAATCTGCACGGGCACAGGATGAGCGCCCAAGCGCCGCCGCATTTGCTCGATGACCATCCAAAAGTCGGCTCCCTGCCGATCCATCTTGTTCACGAAGGCGATGCGCGGGACGCGGTATTTCTCCGCCTGCCGCCACACGGTCTCCGACTGCGGTTCCACTCCATTGGCAGCATCGAAGAGAGCAATCATGCCATCCAGGACTCGAAGACTTCGCTCGACCTCGATGGTGAAGTCCACATGCCCCGGCGTGTCAATGATGTTGATGCGGTATTGCTCGCCCGTCTTCGCTCCGCCGATCCGCCAGAAACAGGTCGTCGCCGCTGAGGTGATCGTGATCCCGCGCTCCTGCTCCTGCACCATCCAATCCATCGTCGCCGTGCCTTCGTCCACCTCGCCGATCTTGTAGTTCACCCCCGTGTAGTACAAAATCCGCTCAGTCGTCGTCGTCTTGCCGGCATCAATATGCGCGGCAATACCAATGTTCCGAACGCGCTCTAGTGGAATCTGCCGCGGCATGCTCGTCTCCCTTCACCACCGATAATGCGCGAACGCGCGATTGGCTTCGGCCATCCGATGCACATCCTCGCGCTTTTTGATGGCTCCGCCCTTATTCTGCGAGGCCTCGATCAACTCATTAGCCAGCCGTTCGATCATCCGCTTCTCCCCTCGCTCCCGCGCCGCGTTGACCAGCCACCGGATCGCTAACGAGAGCTGCCGATGCGGATTCACTTCGACGGGCACCTGATAAGTCGCCCCGCCAACGCGCCGCGATCGAACCTCGACCTTCGGCTTCGCGTTCTCAACCGCTTGCTTGAAAACTCTCAACGGGTCCTCCTTGGTCCGCTGCCGAATCCGCTCCATCGCGGCGTAGAAGATCTTCTCCGCCACGCTCTTCTTCCCATCCCACATCATGCAGTTGATGAACTTGGTGACCAGCGGGCTGTTGTAGATCGGATCCGGCGGCACCTCGCGTCGCTCGACAATTCGCCGTCTCGGCATAGCCGTTCCTCCCGCTCACTTCTTCGGCTGCGCGGCCTCGCGCGGCCGCTTGGCGCCGTACTTGGACCGACCCTGCTTACGATTGGCCACGCCCGCCGCATCGAGCGTCCCGCGAATGATGTGATAGCGCACGCCCGGCAGGTCCTTGACGCGCCCGCCCCGAATCAGCACGATCGAGTGCTCCTGGAGGTTGTGCCCGATTCCCGGAATATATGCCGTCACCTCAATGCCATTGGTCAGGCGCACGCGCGCGATCTTGCGCAGCGCGGAGTTCGGCTTCTTCGGCGTCATTGTCTTGACCTGCACGCAAACGCCGCGCTTTTGCGGACAGCCCTGCAAGGCCGGACTCTTCGATTTCACCCTGACCTTTTCCCGTCCGTATCGAACCAATTGTGCGAGCGTCGGCACAGCGCTCAACTCCTCCTCTGTTGGATTTCGGAGGTCCGCCTCAAAACGTCTGACGCCCTCCGAAAAGGTCATCCCACAAACGGCTGTCGAGGGGCTGGTTCGGAAGAGCACGAGAACTCGCAATCGGCGAATTCCCTCATCGGAGCCGTCCACTCTCTGGGCGCCCCTCGCCGCCCCGAGCTTTTCTGTGGCGTTTCTTCGACTTGAGGTCAACTCCTTGCAGTCATCAAAGCCGATGACCCGCTTCGACGCTCATCCCGACGCCACAATAAGCGCTCGCTGAACCGACGGCTCCTCCCCCAACACGTGCCCGAACTCGATCTCCAAAAGGCCAAACTATAGTCGCAGTCCCGCATATTGTCAAGCCCCCAGCCTGAAAGGGGAAGTCGAATCGGCGACGAATAAGCACGAGCCGGTATGAACATCCCCTTGTTCGCAGGCGGTCCAAGGAGTATACTGCCGGCGCTGTATCAGAAAGGCGTTTGGGAGGAAACGATGGGAATTCGCGAGCAAATGAGGCTTCTGCGAGTGAGCCTATTGATGGGAGTGGTCGTAACCTCCATGATCCCTGGAGTGACGTCGAAAGCCGGCATCGCTCCCGACGTCCTCTACGTCTCGGCGACCGATCCCACCTGCGGCGGGCGATCTCCCTGCTTCACGACGATTCAAGCGGCTGTGAATGCGGCTCGCGCAGGCGACGAGATCCGTGTGGCGGCAGGGACGTACACGGGTGCGGCGCCGGCGATGGTCGGTGGAGACATCTATACCCAGGTCGTGCTCATCACCAAGAGCCTGACTCTGCAAGGCGGCTACACGACGACCAACTGGACGGAGCCTGACCCGGCGATGAATCGCACGGTGATTGATGCCGAACGTCGGGGACGCGGCATTTCGATCGTCGGCGACGGGACACAGACCGTGACGGTGGCCGGTTTCACCATCACTAACGGCGATTACTCGGACTTGGGCAATCCGCCAGGCATCGCCAACCGAGTTTGCGCGCGCACCGATAGCGATTGCGGCGGTGGTTTGTTTGCTTTTCGCGTGCGGCTCAATCTCCGCGATTGCACGATCACCAATAACATCGCCAGTCGCACGCGAAACTACAGTGACGGTGGCGGGGCTTATCTGTGGAATGTGGTCTCCGGCAGTCGGGTGGAAAACACGATCTTCAGCGGCAATCAAGCGCAAGCTTCCGGGGGCGCTGGGGGTGGCATGTCTATCACGTTCGGCGGCAGCGTCACGATCGTCAATAGCCGCTTCGAGAACAATCGAGCCGCTGGCGCAGGCGGTGGATTGTACATTTCCCAACCGAATGATTCCGTGAGAATCGAGAACTCCACCTTCACAAGTAACGTGACCTGCGAAGCAGGCGGGGCCCTGGAAGCGCGGCTCACTTTCCAGGGGACGGCATTGAGTCTCAATCGCGTGATCCTGCGGGAGAATCGAGCCAGAAGTTATGGAGCTGCTCTTAGCTTCATCAAGCAGGGATTCGGCGCGACGACAGTGGAGATGACCAATGTGGTGCTCGCGGCAAATGCCGTGGAGTCGTCCGGAGATTTACGCTCGGTGGTCGAGGTCAGCAGTTTCGGAGCCGATTTCGATCTGCGCCTGGCGCATCTGACGTGGGCTCGCCATCCTCAACTAGTGGCTCTCCGTGTGGATGCCTCCTTGGGCGGACGAATCGCGGTGACTCTGACCAACGCTTTGATTGACTCGGCGACTGCTGCCTATGTTGGCCGACAGGTCAACGGCGAGATCCAAATCCGGCACACCCACACGCTGATCCATCGCGTGGGGAGATTGCACGTTGTGGAAACCGGGGTGCCGACATTCGAGGCGATCAATCCTCGCGAGGGCGATCCCCGACTGGATGAGACCGCGCATCTACAGCAAGGCTCGGCGGCCATAGATGCCGGAGCCGAGTCCGGCGTGCGCGAGGATATTGACGGCGAGGCCCGACCTGCTGGCAGAGGCTACGACATCGGAGCGGATGAGTTCATTCCGCCTTCCGCTTCTTCGCACCTGGCGCAGTTGCGGGCTCAATCCCCATCCGGCAGCGTCCGATGCAGCCTTTAGAAGATTCGCACGTTCGCACGCGCTTTGAACGTCGGCGTCCTGGCTCGCAAGGGAATTTTGCGAGAGGTAGTCAACACCTGCACGAAACCGGAGCGTGCTTCTATGCAGGGAAGGAAGCTCTGGCATTAAAGACGGGCACTTTTCTTCTAGCTCGCGCCGATATGGGAGTACTAGCCGCTGGTATGGTCCTTCACACCGAACGTGTCTCACGGAATCCACTTGGGACGAGGCGCTGCATGATTCCGATGAGAGCGAGCATGTGAGCTGCCGGCAGCTCAACAGTTTATAGAGTTCGCCCCCTCTTTGGCTCCTTCGCCAGAGGCGGC
Encoded here:
- a CDS encoding GTP-binding protein; protein product: MAKERFERTKPHVNVGTIGHIDHGKTTLTSAITRVLHSRNPRVVYR
- the fusA gene encoding elongation factor G; its protein translation is MPRQIPLERVRNIGIAAHIDAGKTTTTERILYYTGVNYKIGEVDEGTATMDWMVQEQERGITITSAATTCFWRIGGAKTGEQYRINIIDTPGHVDFTIEVERSLRVLDGMIALFDAANGVEPQSETVWRQAEKYRVPRIAFVNKMDRQGADFWMVIEQMRRRLGAHPVPVQIPIGGGDEPFQGVVDLIQMKAITWIEETLGAEFIVEDVPEGLREAAHQARDRMLEALADYDDAIAEKYLEGEPISEEEIRAALRRGTIELRLVPVLCGAAFRNKGIQPLLDAVIYYLPSPVDIPPVQGVDPRSGEVCARRASDEEPLAGLVFKIMADRHIGQLTYIRIYSGTLTAGSSVYNATKGKRDRIGRLMKMHANKREDIEEAYAGEIVAASGLRTVTTGDTLCDEAHPIVLEAIEVPRPVISVAIEPKTRQDQDKLSLALGRLAQEDPSFKVTSDPESGQTLISGMGELHLEIIVDRLKREFGVEASVSRPMVNYRETITKKAIGEGKFIRQTGGRGQYGHVKIEIEPLPPGSGFEFVEDIFGGVVPKEFIPAVEEGVREAMERGVLAGYEMVDLRVRLFDGSYHEVDSSELAFKIAGSLAFQEAARKADPILLEPIMKVEIVTPEDYVGAITGDLNARRGRVEQIEHRPGTVIITAYVPLAEMFGYATDLRSMTQGRATYTMHFSHYEQVPKAVSEAILSGVS
- the rpsG gene encoding 30S ribosomal protein S7, which encodes MPRRRIVERREVPPDPIYNSPLVTKFINCMMWDGKKSVAEKIFYAAMERIRQRTKEDPLRVFKQAVENAKPKVEVRSRRVGGATYQVPVEVNPHRQLSLAIRWLVNAARERGEKRMIERLANELIEASQNKGGAIKKREDVHRMAEANRAFAHYRW
- the rpsL gene encoding 30S ribosomal protein S12 codes for the protein MPTLAQLVRYGREKVRVKSKSPALQGCPQKRGVCVQVKTMTPKKPNSALRKIARVRLTNGIEVTAYIPGIGHNLQEHSIVLIRGGRVKDLPGVRYHIIRGTLDAAGVANRKQGRSKYGAKRPREAAQPKK
- a CDS encoding right-handed parallel beta-helix repeat-containing protein; amino-acid sequence: MGIREQMRLLRVSLLMGVVVTSMIPGVTSKAGIAPDVLYVSATDPTCGGRSPCFTTIQAAVNAARAGDEIRVAAGTYTGAAPAMVGGDIYTQVVLITKSLTLQGGYTTTNWTEPDPAMNRTVIDAERRGRGISIVGDGTQTVTVAGFTITNGDYSDLGNPPGIANRVCARTDSDCGGGLFAFRVRLNLRDCTITNNIASRTRNYSDGGGAYLWNVVSGSRVENTIFSGNQAQASGGAGGGMSITFGGSVTIVNSRFENNRAAGAGGGLYISQPNDSVRIENSTFTSNVTCEAGGALEARLTFQGTALSLNRVILRENRARSYGAALSFIKQGFGATTVEMTNVVLAANAVESSGDLRSVVEVSSFGADFDLRLAHLTWARHPQLVALRVDASLGGRIAVTLTNALIDSATAAYVGRQVNGEIQIRHTHTLIHRVGRLHVVETGVPTFEAINPREGDPRLDETAHLQQGSAAIDAGAESGVREDIDGEARPAGRGYDIGADEFIPPSASSHLAQLRAQSPSGSVRCSL